From Mycolicibacterium fluoranthenivorans, one genomic window encodes:
- a CDS encoding RNA polymerase sigma factor, translating into MARTASDEEDLVAALKDGDLSAFTSLVDRHAPAMLRVAQGYVPSREIAEEVVQETWIALLKGIASFEGRSSLRTWLFTVLINIAKRRGMRERRDADMTVMAFTGGTVDPSRFRDGDDPYPGHWRPDEAPSPFPDTPEGSVLGKELMGLARQELDRLPERQRVVVTMRDMLGLDSAEVRELLDISVANQRVLLHRGRAAIRQALEDYLKEMP; encoded by the coding sequence ATGGCCAGAACAGCGAGCGATGAAGAAGATCTGGTGGCCGCGCTCAAGGACGGCGATCTGTCGGCCTTCACCTCCCTCGTGGACCGCCATGCCCCGGCAATGCTGCGGGTTGCGCAAGGGTATGTGCCCAGCCGCGAAATCGCCGAAGAGGTCGTGCAGGAGACGTGGATTGCGCTGCTGAAGGGCATCGCTTCCTTCGAGGGCCGATCCTCCCTGCGCACTTGGCTTTTCACGGTATTGATCAACATCGCCAAACGCCGCGGCATGCGCGAGCGTCGCGACGCCGACATGACAGTGATGGCCTTCACCGGCGGCACCGTGGACCCGTCGCGCTTCCGCGATGGCGACGATCCGTACCCGGGACACTGGAGACCCGACGAAGCCCCGTCTCCGTTCCCGGACACGCCGGAGGGCTCTGTGCTCGGTAAGGAACTGATGGGGCTTGCGCGACAGGAACTCGACAGACTGCCCGAGCGCCAACGTGTGGTCGTGACCATGCGCGACATGCTCGGACTGGACTCGGCAGAGGTGCGCGAACTGCTCGACATCAGCGTAGCCAACCAACGAGTCCTCCTCCATCGAGGTCGTGCTGCCATCAGGCAGGCCCTCGAGGACTATCTGAAGGAAATGCCATGA
- a CDS encoding ATP-dependent DNA ligase, with product MGIVDLPVLPPVDPMLAKAAGKVPDEAGVWSFEPKWDGFRALAFRDGDEVVLQSRSGKELGRYFPELLDALRDELAYRCVLDGEVVVPREVDGRIRLDWESLSQRIHPAASRIKMLAEQTPAHFIGFDALALGDRSLLAEPFRDRRVALLAAISEKDAEKKWCHVTRTTADPAVGAQWLDTFEGAGLDGVIAKRLEGPYLPGKREMVKIKHHRDADCVALGYRIHKSGAGVGSILLGLYRDDGELQMVGGAASFTAKDRLTLLADLEPLREGDEVRDGDPSRWNSAADKRWIPVRPERVCEVAYDQMEGSASHGQRFRHAVKFLRWRPDREPSSCTFAQLDTPLIYDLHDVLGDQDERSDRRMG from the coding sequence ATGGGAATCGTGGATCTACCCGTGTTGCCGCCCGTCGACCCGATGCTGGCCAAAGCCGCCGGGAAAGTTCCCGACGAGGCCGGGGTGTGGTCGTTCGAGCCGAAGTGGGATGGTTTCCGGGCGCTGGCCTTTCGCGATGGTGACGAGGTGGTCCTGCAGTCGCGTAGCGGGAAGGAGCTCGGCCGGTACTTTCCCGAGCTGCTCGATGCGCTGCGCGACGAACTCGCCTACCGGTGCGTGCTGGACGGTGAAGTGGTCGTACCCAGGGAGGTCGACGGACGCATCCGACTGGACTGGGAGTCGTTGAGCCAGCGCATCCACCCGGCGGCCAGCCGGATCAAGATGCTGGCCGAGCAGACCCCGGCGCATTTCATCGGTTTCGATGCGTTGGCGCTCGGTGACCGCTCGCTGCTCGCCGAGCCGTTTCGGGACCGTCGGGTGGCACTGCTGGCGGCGATCTCGGAGAAGGACGCGGAGAAGAAGTGGTGCCATGTCACCCGCACCACCGCCGATCCCGCCGTCGGCGCCCAGTGGCTGGACACCTTCGAAGGTGCCGGGCTGGACGGTGTGATCGCCAAGCGTCTGGAGGGGCCGTACCTACCGGGCAAGCGCGAGATGGTGAAGATCAAACACCACCGTGATGCCGACTGCGTGGCGCTCGGGTACCGGATCCACAAGAGCGGCGCGGGCGTCGGCTCCATCCTGCTCGGGCTGTATCGCGATGACGGCGAACTGCAGATGGTCGGCGGTGCCGCCTCGTTCACCGCCAAGGACCGGCTGACGCTGCTGGCCGATCTGGAACCGCTGCGTGAGGGCGATGAAGTCCGCGACGGCGACCCCAGCCGCTGGAACTCGGCGGCGGACAAACGCTGGATCCCCGTCCGCCCCGAGCGGGTGTGCGAGGTGGCCTATGACCAGATGGAGGGCAGTGCCTCCCATGGGCAGCGATTCCGGCATGCGGTGAAATTCCTGCGCTGGCGGCCGGACCGCGAACCGTCGAGTTGCACCTTCGCGCAATTGGACACCCCGCTGATCTATGACCTGCACGACGTCCTGGGGGACCAGGATGAGCGAAGCGACAGGAGAATGGGTTGA
- a CDS encoding YkgB family protein codes for MARYGLATVLAWIGLLKFTSYEAQGIQPLVANSPFMSWLYQVFSETTFSTILGIIEVTAAVLLAVKPWWPRWSLVGSVMSIGLFVATISFLFTTPGIGEEAAGGFPLLSMTGQFLIKDVALLGISVWTLADALRAARIAHQA; via the coding sequence CTGGCCCGCTACGGGCTCGCCACCGTGCTCGCATGGATCGGGCTGCTGAAGTTCACCTCCTACGAAGCTCAAGGTATCCAACCGCTGGTCGCCAACAGCCCCTTCATGAGCTGGTTGTATCAGGTGTTCTCTGAGACGACGTTCTCGACGATTCTCGGCATCATCGAGGTGACTGCCGCAGTCCTGCTCGCCGTCAAGCCGTGGTGGCCGAGATGGTCACTGGTGGGCAGCGTGATGTCCATCGGTTTGTTCGTGGCCACCATCAGCTTCCTGTTCACCACCCCGGGGATCGGGGAAGAGGCCGCGGGCGGGTTCCCCCTCCTCTCGATGACCGGCCAGTTCCTGATCAAAGACGTCGCCCTACTGGGGATCTCGGTCTGGACGCTCGCAGATGCGTTACGCGCCGCGCGGATTGCCCACCAAGCGTGA
- a CDS encoding phage integrase family protein, translated as MLDAHRLASASEYPLGIVKGTPILLSDKGELDEWLVLYFTSCPKFTSLDLLSRRTYALEIAMWCGFLGRQADPLMWLEATEDDFIDYKIRRTDHHQFADTVAGSTWNKAVFALRDLYDWAVSRKIPIGPNGPSIESNPVPGGRGATRVPGGRANEVLVRQERDRWIVPGTYRLWRDVGLRGRGIERVGPNQWRTAGEDKSCRVRNSLRNTVFTDFVYSTGLRVQEAGSLLLAELPTEGVIEAKLPAAIAKYSKARMWYSAPTVSRTLSTYVKVGRAAAVRRAIREGRYDAIDDIIWVTEVRRARKGTFEVVQDDGVVMSLNTMKSATRRRLFWLRDGRPEPMALWLNEGGTPYHHESWIGVFDAANDRLWAAVEATGGAATDELTVTPHSLRFSFALALTVRLHQRLDAMHGWNEDVAYGDGTRYDEVFRTVKDVLGHKSVETTRNTYLPRVQRLRFDRLFGSLNAGTTIRDMVSSFAQELSEIRDLTGDGA; from the coding sequence GTGCTGGATGCCCACCGTCTGGCAAGTGCTAGCGAATACCCCCTGGGAATCGTCAAGGGGACGCCGATCTTGCTATCCGACAAGGGCGAACTCGACGAATGGCTAGTCCTCTATTTCACTTCGTGCCCGAAGTTCACTTCACTGGACCTGTTGTCTCGCAGGACCTATGCGCTGGAGATTGCGATGTGGTGCGGCTTCCTCGGACGTCAGGCTGATCCCCTGATGTGGCTGGAAGCAACGGAAGACGACTTCATTGACTACAAGATCCGGCGAACCGATCACCATCAGTTCGCTGACACGGTGGCGGGGTCCACATGGAACAAGGCGGTCTTTGCGCTAAGGGACTTGTACGACTGGGCGGTGAGCCGCAAGATTCCTATCGGGCCGAACGGCCCCTCAATCGAGTCGAACCCAGTGCCAGGTGGGCGGGGTGCGACGAGGGTGCCCGGTGGGAGGGCGAACGAGGTACTCGTGCGCCAGGAGCGGGATCGGTGGATCGTCCCGGGGACGTACAGGCTGTGGCGTGACGTCGGGCTGCGCGGTCGCGGGATCGAACGTGTCGGTCCGAATCAGTGGCGCACGGCTGGTGAGGACAAATCATGCCGTGTCCGTAATTCGTTGCGCAACACAGTCTTTACTGACTTCGTCTATTCGACTGGCTTACGCGTGCAGGAAGCGGGTTCGCTCTTGCTGGCAGAACTACCGACGGAAGGCGTAATCGAGGCGAAGTTGCCTGCGGCGATCGCCAAGTACAGCAAGGCGCGGATGTGGTACTCGGCTCCGACCGTAAGTCGGACGCTGAGCACTTATGTGAAAGTTGGCCGGGCCGCTGCCGTTCGGCGGGCGATACGCGAAGGACGCTACGACGCCATTGACGACATCATCTGGGTAACGGAGGTTCGACGCGCTCGAAAGGGCACATTCGAAGTCGTTCAAGATGACGGGGTCGTTATGTCTCTGAACACCATGAAGTCAGCCACCCGGCGGCGCCTGTTCTGGCTGCGCGACGGACGGCCTGAGCCGATGGCATTGTGGCTCAATGAAGGCGGAACGCCGTATCACCATGAGTCGTGGATCGGGGTATTCGATGCGGCCAATGACCGGCTTTGGGCGGCAGTTGAAGCGACTGGCGGCGCGGCAACTGACGAACTGACCGTGACGCCACATTCTCTTCGGTTCAGTTTCGCGCTGGCGCTAACTGTCAGATTGCACCAGCGCCTTGATGCAATGCATGGGTGGAACGAGGACGTCGCATACGGAGACGGTACGAGGTACGACGAGGTATTCCGAACGGTTAAAGACGTGTTGGGGCATAAGTCCGTTGAGACGACGCGGAACACCTATTTGCCTCGCGTGCAGCGACTTCGATTCGATCGCTTGTTTGGTTCCTTAAACGCCGGCACAACGATTCGCGACATGGTGTCGTCCTTCGCGCAGGAACTTTCGGAGATTCGGGATCTGACCGGGGATGGCGCATGA
- a CDS encoding anti-sigma factor family protein → MTTGPMDCNELVELVTGYLDGSLDLDQRARFDVHLLECDGCANYLRQFRSTVAIVGTIPAGELDPTFRERLIEAFKDWT, encoded by the coding sequence ATGACAACCGGGCCGATGGACTGCAACGAACTCGTTGAACTGGTCACGGGGTACCTCGATGGTTCCCTCGATCTTGACCAACGGGCGCGATTCGACGTCCACTTGCTCGAATGCGACGGTTGTGCCAACTACCTTCGGCAATTCCGGAGCACCGTCGCGATCGTCGGCACGATTCCCGCCGGGGAGCTCGACCCGACGTTTCGCGAGCGGCTCATCGAGGCGTTCAAGGACTGGACCTAG
- the ligD gene encoding non-homologous end-joining DNA ligase, whose amino-acid sequence MATPAEELDVDGVAVRLTSPGKVYFPEPGYTKRDVVNHYLAVADRMVALLKDRPTHLQRFPDGIEGEEIYQKRIPQKHPDYLQTCTVTFPSGRTADALKVTHPSAIIWAAQMGTVTLHPWQVRCPDTEHPDELRVDLDPQPGTDFADARRIAVEVLKPVLDELGYIGYPKTSGGRGVHVFIRIKPDWDFIAVRRAGIALAREVERRAPDAVTTSWWKEERGKRLFIDYNQNARDRTFASAYSVRKTPIATVSMPLTWAELADADPDDYTIATVAALVAQRDDPWADIDDTPHSLQPLLEMVRTDEERGLADLPYPRGFSRKWLCAGVSGGINSGSGLRCGGAHRCRTSKDVDSSDNITAGDLADGVLHRAGCPPSGKC is encoded by the coding sequence ATGGCCACTCCCGCGGAAGAACTCGACGTCGACGGTGTCGCCGTCCGGCTGACCAGCCCCGGCAAGGTGTACTTCCCCGAGCCGGGCTACACCAAGCGCGATGTCGTCAACCACTACCTGGCCGTGGCCGACCGGATGGTCGCGCTGCTGAAGGACCGGCCCACGCATCTGCAGCGTTTCCCCGACGGTATCGAGGGCGAGGAGATATACCAGAAGCGCATCCCGCAGAAACATCCCGACTACCTGCAGACCTGCACGGTGACGTTCCCGTCCGGACGGACCGCGGACGCCTTGAAGGTCACCCACCCGTCCGCGATCATCTGGGCCGCCCAGATGGGCACGGTGACGTTGCATCCGTGGCAGGTCCGCTGCCCGGACACCGAGCATCCCGACGAGCTACGGGTGGATCTCGATCCACAGCCGGGCACCGACTTCGCCGATGCCCGCCGGATCGCCGTCGAGGTGCTCAAACCCGTCCTCGACGAGCTCGGCTACATCGGGTATCCGAAGACCTCGGGTGGACGGGGTGTGCACGTGTTCATCCGGATCAAGCCCGACTGGGATTTCATCGCGGTGCGCCGGGCCGGTATCGCCCTCGCCCGGGAGGTGGAACGCCGCGCACCCGACGCGGTGACCACCTCGTGGTGGAAAGAAGAGCGTGGCAAGCGGCTTTTCATCGATTACAACCAGAACGCCCGGGACCGCACCTTCGCTTCGGCCTATTCGGTACGCAAGACCCCGATCGCCACGGTGTCGATGCCACTCACCTGGGCCGAGCTGGCCGACGCCGACCCCGACGACTACACCATCGCGACGGTCGCGGCCCTGGTAGCCCAGCGCGACGATCCCTGGGCGGATATCGACGACACGCCGCATTCGCTGCAGCCGCTGCTGGAGATGGTACGTACCGACGAGGAACGTGGGTTGGCTGATCTGCCCTACCCGCGCGGGTTCTCTAGGAAGTGGCTATGTGCGGGCGTGTCGGGCGGGATCAACTCGGGATCCGGCCTACGTTGTGGGGGTGCTCACCGCTGCCGCACCAGCAAAGACGTGGACAGTTCTGACAACATCACGGCGGGAGACTTGGCCGACGGGGTACTCCACCGTGCTGGATGCCCACCGTCTGGCAAGTGCTAG